The Ananas comosus cultivar F153 linkage group 2, ASM154086v1, whole genome shotgun sequence genome contains a region encoding:
- the LOC109706875 gene encoding uncharacterized protein LOC109706875, with protein sequence MAAAMAARGSGSGRLDKEAMDAGNRFESSKKRRRPSAGNLVVNLASINPDIFENANLWSGQLVKLLELRLVLYTRQLIEPVTYKFLQESSWASKLYSVQVWQHYYGSGVL encoded by the exons ATGGCCGCGGCAATGGCAGCACGGGGCTCCGGCAGTGGAAGGTTGGACAAGGAGGCGATGGATGCGGGGAACAG GTTTGAGAGTTCGAAGAAAAGACGAAGGCCTTCTGCTGGTAATTTGGTT GTTAATCTTGCATCGATTAATCCAGACATTTTCGAAAATGCCAATCTTTGGTCTGGTCAATTAGTGAAGCTTCTAGAACTCAGGCTTGTCCTATATACAAGACAATTAATAGAACCTGTTACATACAAGTTTTTGCAGGAATCCAGCTGGGCTAGCAAGCTATACTCTGTACAAGTATGGCAGCATTACTACGGATCTGGAGTCCTATAG
- the LOC109706492 gene encoding uncharacterized protein LOC109706492 isoform X1, with protein sequence MARVTDFAFNPPPSLAPTTPAPHRAKPAVSRSSFFVRFPKKPIREGRVFPATKVAVVARYGGGGGGYRPGGGYGESRRPQGDARIADPDYDPALDLDRVKSSTVRLLDEQQNMIGVVSKNEAIRMANDADLILAILSVDADPPVLRLFDDMDYKKHKYEQQKKKRVQQKRSAANRVDIKELKMGYNIDSHDYSVRLRAAQKFLKDGDKVKVIVNLKGRENEFRNIAIELLKRFQSDIGELATEESKNFRERNIFLVLMPNKAVLQKGQEQSKKKETAATEGSAKAQ encoded by the exons ATGGCGAGAGTCACGGATTTCGCCTTCAATCCCCCTCCTTCGTTGGCCCCCACCACTCCCGCGCCGCATAGGGCGAAACCCGCCGTCTCCCGTTCTTCGTTCTTTGTCCGATTCCCCAAGAAGCCGATTCGAGAGGGTAGGGTTTTCCCGGCGACCAAGGTGGCCGTGGTGGCGCGGtacggcggaggcggcggagggtaCCGGCCGGGGGGAGGCTACGGCGAGTCGAGGCGGCCGCAGGGGGATGCTCGCATCGCCGACCCCGACTACGATCCCGCGCTCGATCTTGATAGGGTTAA gtcatcaactgtaaggcTTTTGGATGAGCAGCAAAATATG ATTGGTGTAGTGTCCAAAAATGAAGCCATCCGAATGGCAAACGATGCTGATCTTATACTG GCTATATTGTCAGTAGATGCGGATCCCCCAGTCCTCAGACTCTTTGACGACATGGATTACAA AAAGCACAAGTATGAacagcaaaagaagaaaagggtgCAACAGAAAAGATCGGCTG CAAATCGAGTGGATATTAAGGAGCTTAAAATGGG GTACAACATTGACTCTCATGACTATTCTGTGAGGCTGAGGGCTGCCCAAAAATTCCTTAAAGATGGCGACAAG GTAAAGGTCATTGTGAACTTGAAAGGCCGGGAAAATGAATTCAGAAACATTGCTATTGAACTTCTTAAACGTTTTCAAAGTGATATTGGAGAG CTTGCGACTGAAGAGAGCAAAAATTTCAGAGAGCGGAACATTTTCTTGGTTCTCATGCCGAACAAAGCAGTCCTACAGAAAGGGCAGGAACAGtccaagaaaaaggaaacagcAGCTACCGAAGGTTCAGCAAAAGCTCAATAG
- the LOC109706492 gene encoding uncharacterized protein LOC109706492 isoform X2, translating into MARVTDFAFNPPPSLAPTTPAPHRAKPAVSRSSFFVRFPKKPIREGRVFPATKVAVVARYGGGGGGYRPGGGYGESRRPQGDARIADPDYDPALDLDRVKSSTVRLLDEQQNMIGVVSKNEAIRMANDADLILAILSVDADPPVLRLFDDMDYKKHKYEQQKKKRVQQKRSAANRVDIKELKMGVSDKLHILNTCIQRDQSIMQVLYRLFLTAYLFVSLDIVYLRFLIKLVQILFQNSYFSFLFYNLQYNGSFSECLLEEKSEDNVKYRCYSIKHYADIT; encoded by the exons ATGGCGAGAGTCACGGATTTCGCCTTCAATCCCCCTCCTTCGTTGGCCCCCACCACTCCCGCGCCGCATAGGGCGAAACCCGCCGTCTCCCGTTCTTCGTTCTTTGTCCGATTCCCCAAGAAGCCGATTCGAGAGGGTAGGGTTTTCCCGGCGACCAAGGTGGCCGTGGTGGCGCGGtacggcggaggcggcggagggtaCCGGCCGGGGGGAGGCTACGGCGAGTCGAGGCGGCCGCAGGGGGATGCTCGCATCGCCGACCCCGACTACGATCCCGCGCTCGATCTTGATAGGGTTAA gtcatcaactgtaaggcTTTTGGATGAGCAGCAAAATATG ATTGGTGTAGTGTCCAAAAATGAAGCCATCCGAATGGCAAACGATGCTGATCTTATACTG GCTATATTGTCAGTAGATGCGGATCCCCCAGTCCTCAGACTCTTTGACGACATGGATTACAA AAAGCACAAGTATGAacagcaaaagaagaaaagggtgCAACAGAAAAGATCGGCTG CAAATCGAGTGGATATTAAGGAGCTTAAAATGGG CGTGTCGGATAAACTACACATACTTAATACCTGCATTCAGAGGGATCAATCAATCATGCAGGTGCTCTACAGATTGTTTTTAACTGCATATTTGTTTGTTTCATTGGACATTGTATATTTAAGGTTCTTGATCAAACTTgtgcaaattttatttcaaaatagttatttcagttttcttttttacaaTTTGCAATATAATGGATCATTTAGTGAATGTTTGCTTGAGGAGAAGAGTGAAGATAATGTTAAATATCGCTGTTATTCCATCAAACACTATGCGGATATCACATAA